The sequence below is a genomic window from Salinispira pacifica.
TGAATGAGCTGTCGGGCAGGAGAATAACAAGGTCTCCGTTGGGCAGGGACGTCACCTGGGATACCAGATCCCGGCTTCGGCTGTCCCATATGCTGGCAGTTCCGTCGGCATTCACTGCGAATACCAGGTCTCCCTTGGCAAAGACTTTCAGGGGAAGATTATTGTTGCTTTCCAGGCTGTTCAGGCGGCGGTTACGATAAATATTCACCCCGTCGGGTCCGGCGGATGTTACCAGGCTGTTGTTATCATCGTTGTAGAACAGGGACGCATCGCTGTCCTCACCGGTAAACCGCATAATGCTTCTGCCTGAAGAAAGGCGCCCCTGGGAAAACTCCCGTATATGTGTATAGGAATTTCCCTGGCTGCTGGCAATTCCCAGACTGTAGAAGGTTCTGCTGTTGGATGGGCGTACAAACTGAAAAACCACGGTATCGTCACTGTTGACCAGAGAAGTTTCACCGGTCTGGGGGTTAACCTCAATCAGACTGGAGTTGAAAAATCCCGCTTGATTTTTTGCGATCAGAAGGCGGCCGTTTGAGAGCTCAAGTACATCCATCAGGCCCAATGTCTGGTATTGAAACTGTTTTTGATAGCTGTTTTTCTCAAGCAGCTGAATGCCGTCTTCGTTGTCCATAAGAATAATGTACCGTTCGCCAACCCGGATCTCCCGTATGGGTGAACGCATATCCACATCGATCCGCCGTACTTCACGGGTGAAGCTGTTGTATTCAAGGATGCTGCTGGTGTCTTCCCGTCCCCAGATCAAAATCTTCACGTTATCCAACGGAGTCATACCCGCAGGATTCACAATGGGAAGATTCAATCGGGTGATCAGCTCATCAACATCCTCAAACCTGCCGTGATTCCCGCTTTCTCTGGCTTCCAGAAGAAGACCGCTGGGAATTCTGGAGATTCCGTCGGCGCTTTGAATATAGGTCCAGTTGCCCTGGTACACGATCCGCTGAATTCCGCTGAGTCCGGTCACTCCCAGGTAGCTGATTCCGCCATTCGTCACTACACCCAGCTGACCGTTCTCCGCTGCAAAAACCGAGATGCTTCTGCTGGTGCTGAAGTAATCGGCGCTCCCGCTGATGGTGACGGATTCCTGGCTGCGCTCCAGCCGGATGGAGTTTCCAAATGCTACATTGAGAGAATTCAACCGTTTTCTTCTTCCCAGCTCCTGGAGCAGAAAGTAGGCGTTCTCGTTTCTGCTGTCGGGGATGATTCCCAGAACATCTCCGCTGTCCAGACTGTCCACCGTCCTTCCGTTTACCACATCAATAAGATACAGGCTGCCGTTTTTATATCCCAGGGCATGCCGCTGATTCGGCAGCAGGGTGAAGTGGCGTAAATCTCTCTGGGTTTGAGTTTCATGATTTTTTTCACCGCTGCGAAGATCCAGATAGCGGATGCTTCCGCTGTTTCCCGAGTAGGTCATGATTCTGGTTTCACTGCCTGATACTTCAGCATGCTGAACAATGCCGAAACCGTCAGGGAGATAGTTCAGTTCCCGGGCCCGCTGGGTGTCATAAAACCGAAGAGATCGCCATTGGGGGAGGGCAAGGGTAAGGAACGATCCCCTGGGGCTGTAGCGGAGAAAAACCGGGAGATCTTCCAGGGTTCTGGCGAAGCTCAGCCGTTTATCTTCCCAGTTCCAGACTGACAGCCGGTACTCTCCCCGGCTTCCTTCCTCAACAATCGCCAATTCGTTGTTTTCGGGGTGGGGAGCAATCATGATAATCGGGTCCTGACCCACCTGGATGTGCTGAATCAGACGGCGGGTTTCGTTATTCCATACTTTGAGTACACCGCTTGCGCTGCCGCTGAATGATAGCAGGGCGTCGTCCCGTACTGCAGTGGCGCTCACCGGAGCCGAATGTCCCTGGTTAATGTGGGGGAAGCTGCCGGGAACTGATTCAATCCCGAAGGCCGATGCTGCAAGAAGCAGAGTAAGTGCAGTAAGTAGTAGTTTTTTCATTGTATGTACCCTTTCAATTGGTCCTTAAGCCGGTGTTTCATCTGTTGCTCCGGCTTGCTTCCCCCGGGATGAACGAATCATCCTGCGAATATATATAATAAATCGCTGAATAAAACAAAAGCAATGAGGCCGAACACGATTATCGCCCCGATAGTTTGATAGCGGAAAAAGGTCCTCGGCTTTATGGGTTTCCGTTTAATCATCTCCGCCGTAAATACCACAATCTGTCCGCCGTCCAATACCGGAATGGGCAGAAGATTACCGAAAAAGAGGGCTACGCTTAACAGACTCAGGAGATGAAAAAAGGACCGCAGCCCCTCAGCGATTCCCTGACTCAGTCCCTGGGCGGTGACCTGACCCACCATATCCACAATCCGGATGGGACCGGACAGAGCAGACATGGGGTCGAGGCCCCGGAACATCAGACCAAGACCTTTGAACGTCATGGCCAGGGTGTTACCGATCTCGTTCCAGCCCGAGGCCAGAGCGTCCAGGGGGCCGTCGGCGGCGTGGCGATAGCTTTCCTGGGAGTAGTAATACCCCAGATAGAGGGCATCCTGCTCCTGGTTATACTGGAGAGGATGCTCCAGAGTCACTGCTTCGCCGTCTCTTTGCACGGTAATATCGGCATACACCTGGTCTGTGCCTATGGGAAGGGAGTCCAGAACCCGGCGTACGTCGAAACTGTTGTCCACCTCGGTGGCGTTGATTGCAGTAATGCGGTCTCCCGGCTCCAGCCCCCGGCTTTCACCTTCAACCGGTGAGCTGATGATCGGCTCGATAAACGGAGATATGCCCAGAATTCCCGCACCGGTTTGATTATCCAGAACAAGCTCGGCGGATCGCTGGAAGGTTTGCCCGTTCCGGTCCACCTGGAGGTTCACTTCTTCCAGGGCATTGGTGGCCAGGAGCTGACGAAGTTCGCTGTAATTTTCTGCGGCTTCACCGTTCACCCGGAGAATTCGGTCTCCGGTTTCCAGACCGGCCCGGGCAGCGGGGGTGGGAAGATCGGAAACCGTGTGATACTCAGGGTAGTCGTCAGCCAGTACGATGCGGTTCTCAAAGCTGCTGTAGCTGAATCCTGCAAGATTAATAATGGCCAGAACCAGCAGTGCGAACAGAAGGTTCATTGCAGGTCCGGCTATTGCCACCACAATCCGCTTCCAGGGAGCTGCACTGAAGAACGAATTCTCCTGGGGTTCTATTTCGTCAAGGCCCTCTTCCACGGCCTTCTGATAGGCGGTTTCACCCTTCATTTTCACGAACCCCCCCAGAGGGATGAGAGAAATTCGGTACTCCGTACCTCCCCGGGTGA
It includes:
- a CDS encoding WD40 repeat domain-containing protein, which codes for MKKLLLTALTLLLAASAFGIESVPGSFPHINQGHSAPVSATAVRDDALLSFSGSASGVLKVWNNETRRLIQHIQVGQDPIIMIAPHPENNELAIVEEGSRGEYRLSVWNWEDKRLSFARTLEDLPVFLRYSPRGSFLTLALPQWRSLRFYDTQRARELNYLPDGFGIVQHAEVSGSETRIMTYSGNSGSIRYLDLRSGEKNHETQTQRDLRHFTLLPNQRHALGYKNGSLYLIDVVNGRTVDSLDSGDVLGIIPDSRNENAYFLLQELGRRKRLNSLNVAFGNSIRLERSQESVTISGSADYFSTSRSISVFAAENGQLGVVTNGGISYLGVTGLSGIQRIVYQGNWTYIQSADGISRIPSGLLLEARESGNHGRFEDVDELITRLNLPIVNPAGMTPLDNVKILIWGREDTSSILEYNSFTREVRRIDVDMRSPIREIRVGERYIILMDNEDGIQLLEKNSYQKQFQYQTLGLMDVLELSNGRLLIAKNQAGFFNSSLIEVNPQTGETSLVNSDDTVVFQFVRPSNSRTFYSLGIASSQGNSYTHIREFSQGRLSSGRSIMRFTGEDSDASLFYNDDNNSLVTSAGPDGVNIYRNRRLNSLESNNNLPLKVFAKGDLVFAVNADGTASIWDSRSRDLVSQVTSLPNGDLVILLPDSSFIPLETNPGNPIFPYNQLLTPVRLSPRGEARLTRIDVLKTETETSTESSDGSRAGKESSQEDGENRSNSVNETADKEGSASEDPESEDNAENNSENTNDGSSGGSSGSSSASSSGDSSDDEEESGDDSVDGSVDETVDDSGENEDT
- the rseP gene encoding RIP metalloprotease RseP, with protein sequence MQILFGILGLGLVVIIHEAGHFLAARAVGIHVEVFSVGWGKKLWGFTRGGTEYRISLIPLGGFVKMKGETAYQKAVEEGLDEIEPQENSFFSAAPWKRIVVAIAGPAMNLLFALLVLAIINLAGFSYSSFENRIVLADDYPEYHTVSDLPTPAARAGLETGDRILRVNGEAAENYSELRQLLATNALEEVNLQVDRNGQTFQRSAELVLDNQTGAGILGISPFIEPIISSPVEGESRGLEPGDRITAINATEVDNSFDVRRVLDSLPIGTDQVYADITVQRDGEAVTLEHPLQYNQEQDALYLGYYYSQESYRHAADGPLDALASGWNEIGNTLAMTFKGLGLMFRGLDPMSALSGPIRIVDMVGQVTAQGLSQGIAEGLRSFFHLLSLLSVALFFGNLLPIPVLDGGQIVVFTAEMIKRKPIKPRTFFRYQTIGAIIVFGLIAFVLFSDLLYIFAG